In one Oncorhynchus masou masou isolate Uvic2021 chromosome 23, UVic_Omas_1.1, whole genome shotgun sequence genomic region, the following are encoded:
- the aifm2 gene encoding apoptosis-inducing factor 2 isoform X1 gives MGSQVSVDNVHVVVVGGGFGGTAAAQQLKSRGIPFTLIDLRDAFHHNVAALRASVQSGFAQQTFIPYLKTFGENFLQGRVVWVDPVSQIVALDGGKEVHYSHLILCTGTDGPFPGKYNMVASYQTAIQKYEDIVKEVQAAGSVLVVGGGSTGVEMAAEIKTEYPDKKVILIHSHVGLADPELLPSVRQQAKEVLLEKGVELLLGQKVSNLSVLELNVTNKNTVILTDKDTEITADLVICCTGMKINSDAYSSTLNGCLAENGSLKVNVHLQVEGYDNVYAVGDCANVNEPKMAYHAGLHAGVAVANITNSLMGKHLESYHPGCVTMLLAMGHDDGVGQFNGLRLPRCLVTQVKSKNLLLWKSWKEMGQKAP, from the exons ATGGGCAGCCAGGTATCTGTAGACAATGTTCATGTTGTGGTGGTTGGCGGGGGTTTCGGTGGCACCGCCGCCGCACAGCAGCTCAAATCCAGGGGGATACCATTCACCCTCATTGATCTCCGTGACGCCTTTCATCACAATGTGGCTGCCCTCCGTGCCTCTGTTCAGAGTG GCTTTGCCCAGCAGACCTTCATCCCATATTTGAAGACGTTTGGAGAGAATTTCCTTCAGGGGCGAGTCGTATGGGTGGACCCAGTGTCACAGATTGTAGCGTTGGATGGAGgaaag GAAGTTCATTACTCACACCTTATACTGTGCACTGGCACAGACGGCCCTTTCCCGGGGAAGTACAACATGGTGGCCTCCTATCAGACAGCCATCCAGAAGTATGAGGACATTGTGAAGGAG GTCCAGGCTGCAGGTTCAGTTCTTGTGGTAGGTGGTGGATCCACTGGTGTAGAGATGGCTGCAGAGATCAAAACAGAATATCCAGACAAGAAG GTGATCCTGATCCATTCCCATGTTGGCCTAGCCGACCCAGAGCTGCTGCCCAGTGTCAGGCAACAGGCTAAGGAGGTTCTGCTGGAGAAAGGGGTGGAGCTGCTACTGG GGCAGAAAGTTTCTAACCTGTCTGTACTGGAGCTCAATGTGACCAACAAGAACACGGTTATCTTGACAGACAAGGATACAGAGATCACTGCAGACCTCGTCATCTGCTGCACAGGCATGAAGATTAACTCTGATGCCTATAGCTCCACCCTGA ATGGATGCCTAGCAGAGAATGGGTCCCTGAAAGTGAATGTGCACCTGCAGGTGGAGGGCTATGACAATGTGTACGCTGTTGGGGACTGTGCTAATGTTAACGAGCCTAAGATGGCGTACCATGCAGGTCTCCACGCTGGGGTTGCTGTTGCCAACATCACCAACAGTCTGATGGGGAAGCACCTGGAATCTTATCACCCAG GGTGTGTGACCATGTTGTTAGCCATGGGCCATGATGATGGAGTGGGCCAGTTCAATGGGCTGAGGCTTCCCCGTTGCCTTGTAACCCAGGTCAAGAGCAAGAACCTACTGCTGTGGAAAAGCTGGAAGGAAATGGGTCAGAAAGCTCCTTAA
- the aifm2 gene encoding apoptosis-inducing factor 2 isoform X2 has protein sequence MGSQVSVDNVHVVVVGGGFGGTAAAQQLKSRGIPFTLIDLRDAFHHNVAALRASVQSGFAQQTFIPYLKTFGENFLQGRVVWVDPVSQIVALDGGKEVHYSHLILCTGTDGPFPGKYNMVASYQTAIQKYEDIVKEVQAAGSVLVVGGGSTGVEMAAEIKTEYPDKKVILIHSHVGLADPELLPSVRQQAKEVLLEKGVELLLDGCLAENGSLKVNVHLQVEGYDNVYAVGDCANVNEPKMAYHAGLHAGVAVANITNSLMGKHLESYHPGCVTMLLAMGHDDGVGQFNGLRLPRCLVTQVKSKNLLLWKSWKEMGQKAP, from the exons ATGGGCAGCCAGGTATCTGTAGACAATGTTCATGTTGTGGTGGTTGGCGGGGGTTTCGGTGGCACCGCCGCCGCACAGCAGCTCAAATCCAGGGGGATACCATTCACCCTCATTGATCTCCGTGACGCCTTTCATCACAATGTGGCTGCCCTCCGTGCCTCTGTTCAGAGTG GCTTTGCCCAGCAGACCTTCATCCCATATTTGAAGACGTTTGGAGAGAATTTCCTTCAGGGGCGAGTCGTATGGGTGGACCCAGTGTCACAGATTGTAGCGTTGGATGGAGgaaag GAAGTTCATTACTCACACCTTATACTGTGCACTGGCACAGACGGCCCTTTCCCGGGGAAGTACAACATGGTGGCCTCCTATCAGACAGCCATCCAGAAGTATGAGGACATTGTGAAGGAG GTCCAGGCTGCAGGTTCAGTTCTTGTGGTAGGTGGTGGATCCACTGGTGTAGAGATGGCTGCAGAGATCAAAACAGAATATCCAGACAAGAAG GTGATCCTGATCCATTCCCATGTTGGCCTAGCCGACCCAGAGCTGCTGCCCAGTGTCAGGCAACAGGCTAAGGAGGTTCTGCTGGAGAAAGGGGTGGAGCTGCTACTGG ATGGATGCCTAGCAGAGAATGGGTCCCTGAAAGTGAATGTGCACCTGCAGGTGGAGGGCTATGACAATGTGTACGCTGTTGGGGACTGTGCTAATGTTAACGAGCCTAAGATGGCGTACCATGCAGGTCTCCACGCTGGGGTTGCTGTTGCCAACATCACCAACAGTCTGATGGGGAAGCACCTGGAATCTTATCACCCAG GGTGTGTGACCATGTTGTTAGCCATGGGCCATGATGATGGAGTGGGCCAGTTCAATGGGCTGAGGCTTCCCCGTTGCCTTGTAACCCAGGTCAAGAGCAAGAACCTACTGCTGTGGAAAAGCTGGAAGGAAATGGGTCAGAAAGCTCCTTAA